From the Bacteroidota bacterium genome, one window contains:
- the coaD gene encoding pantetheine-phosphate adenylyltransferase, protein MRKAIFPGSFDPPTLGHTEIVMRATALFDEVIVAIGTNSAKSTYFTLEERLEMLRVSFAHLPTVRIEAYGNLTVDFARSQGARFLLRGLRTGQDLDYERPIALINRHMDVHLETVFFITSGEHSHISSTLVREVIRYGRDATGLVPGVILPIIHNKQKAANT, encoded by the coding sequence ATGCGAAAGGCAATATTTCCCGGCTCATTTGATCCGCCCACCTTGGGTCATACCGAAATCGTAATGCGTGCAACCGCATTGTTTGACGAAGTGATCGTTGCAATTGGCACAAACAGCGCCAAATCCACCTATTTTACCTTGGAGGAGCGACTCGAAATGTTGCGCGTCAGCTTTGCCCACCTCCCCACCGTGCGGATTGAAGCCTATGGCAATCTCACCGTCGACTTCGCGCGCTCGCAAGGGGCGCGCTTCCTGTTACGCGGCCTGCGAACGGGACAGGATTTGGACTATGAGCGACCCATTGCTTTGATCAACAGGCACATGGATGTGCATTTGGAAACGGTGTTTTTCATCACCTCCGGCGAACACAGCCATATTTCCTCGACGCTTGTGCGTGAAGTCATTCGCTATGGACGGGATGCGACGGGATTGGTGCCGGGCGTGATTTTGCCGATCATCCACAACAAGCAAAAGGCTGCGAATACTTGA
- a CDS encoding SAM-dependent chlorinase/fluorinase: MVITLTTDLGTRDHYAASLKGTLLTMLPGAVVVDITHEIAHFNLLEAAFVAKSACFKFPKGSVHIIGIDPEGGARLGVVAMEQEGHFFVAPDNGVLSLIREGSAAEWVLVNVDHLPLSIHGRSFLVQNRLAPVAAALAGGALLESLGTSGEIKEYRWGEPSFTENSLRGVILHIDHFGNAITNVRKDPFMEIKGDKSFQIFIRNLRMQRIVGSYADVAKGEALALFSDNGHLEIAIREGSAAQLLGLKVQDMITIEFYG; the protein is encoded by the coding sequence ATGGTCATTACCCTCACAACGGACCTCGGAACCCGTGATCACTATGCAGCTTCACTCAAGGGGACACTCTTGACGATGCTGCCCGGCGCCGTGGTCGTGGACATTACCCACGAGATCGCGCATTTCAACCTTCTGGAGGCTGCTTTTGTGGCCAAGAGTGCCTGTTTCAAATTTCCGAAGGGGTCTGTGCATATCATCGGCATTGATCCTGAGGGCGGTGCACGGCTGGGGGTCGTAGCCATGGAGCAGGAAGGCCACTTTTTCGTTGCTCCCGACAATGGGGTTCTCAGTCTGATTCGCGAAGGTTCGGCGGCCGAATGGGTTTTGGTCAATGTCGATCATTTGCCTTTGTCCATTCACGGACGCTCCTTTTTGGTCCAAAATCGGTTGGCTCCTGTCGCTGCGGCTTTGGCAGGCGGCGCATTGCTGGAGAGCCTGGGTACATCTGGCGAAATCAAGGAATACCGCTGGGGAGAACCTTCCTTCACGGAAAACAGCCTGCGCGGCGTCATTTTGCATATCGACCACTTTGGAAATGCGATTACGAATGTGCGCAAGGATCCGTTTATGGAAATCAAGGGCGACAAGTCGTTCCAGATTTTCATCCGCAACCTGCGTATGCAGCGCATCGTGGGCAGCTATGCCGACGTCGCCAAAGGAGAGGCCTTGGCCCTCTTCAGTGACAATGGCCACCTCGAAATCGCCATTCGTGAAGGATCTGCAGCCCAATTGCTCGGCCTCAAGGTACAAGACATGATTACCATCGAATTTTACGGATGA
- a CDS encoding ATP-dependent Clp protease adaptor ClpS, with amino-acid sequence MAGIELPDVLEVVQEDLKTVHVPMYNVVLLDDDAHTYDYVIEMLGHVFGHSIERAYKMACEVDAKGRVIVDTTHLDRAELKRDQIHGFGADWRMTNSKGGMSAVVEPVD; translated from the coding sequence ATGGCGGGTATTGAACTTCCGGATGTGCTCGAGGTGGTGCAGGAGGACCTTAAGACGGTTCACGTGCCGATGTACAATGTTGTTTTGCTCGACGACGATGCCCATACCTATGATTATGTGATTGAGATGTTGGGCCATGTTTTCGGGCATAGCATTGAGCGGGCCTACAAAATGGCTTGCGAGGTCGACGCCAAGGGGCGCGTCATCGTGGATACCACCCACCTTGACCGGGCAGAACTCAAGCGTGATCAAATCCATGGATTCGGAGCCGATTGGCGTATGACCAACAGCAAAGGCGGCATGTCGGCGGTTGTGGAGCCGGTGGATTGA
- a CDS encoding antibiotic biosynthesis monooxygenase: protein MITRIVRMEFDSDKVEDFLRMFNATKSQIRHFPGVLHLELHRDANEPHVFYTYSQWENAEALEAYRLSELFANVWKETKSYFGGRPQAFSLIQEMVVD from the coding sequence ATGATCACACGCATCGTCAGAATGGAATTTGACAGTGACAAGGTCGAGGACTTCTTAAGGATGTTCAACGCGACCAAATCGCAGATCAGGCATTTCCCGGGAGTGCTGCACTTGGAGTTGCACCGGGATGCCAATGAACCGCATGTGTTTTATACCTATTCACAATGGGAAAATGCCGAAGCGCTCGAGGCCTACCGTCTGAGTGAACTTTTTGCGAATGTCTGGAAAGAGACCAAATCCTATTTTGGAGGACGTCCGCAGGCCTTTTCACTGATCCAGGAAATGGTCGTGGATTAA
- a CDS encoding PKD domain-containing protein, with protein MLFLFLSAQGQSFPVLKWQKFYGSEYDDVPARILKAPDGNLFIGGSRGTASGTSNCQDVWVMKVDTMGKLLWERPFGGAGCDELRDMVVTPDSGVIFVGTTNSFIEHPEKGQPEYQGDYFVGKVTKQGDIEWLKTYGGLDVDQAYSIVRSETWPEYLVGGVSNSQNFDVETDLPLANLWAVKIDELGDKRTAWAFGGNKHDWAYSLAACRDGDYLFAGFTSSEDIDGTERRTNGDGWVGRIDRYGAVEWQRIYSGKLEDYFIKVLEDREGRIVLVGNFESEDNGKQFWFMKLTPQGKKIYERIFGDNSDEYATSILETADGSFLMTGYSKYINLANKYIKGGEDFWVFKLNPRGEVLWAKTYGGRDDERGIDAIEYRKNVYYALGVKRNNFEKEGTVDKGNDFWLLRIDEQTCDDLDIKIYLSVQNHTAYVKKNFKLKCLTDRGERFLWDFGDGTTSTDKEPVKAYEVPGVYEIKVTVFITENCHKTYTMPEYLMVW; from the coding sequence ATGCTGTTTTTGTTCCTTTCTGCTCAAGGACAGTCCTTTCCCGTTCTCAAGTGGCAAAAATTCTACGGATCCGAGTACGACGATGTGCCTGCCCGTATCCTGAAAGCGCCTGATGGCAACCTTTTTATCGGAGGAAGCCGTGGCACTGCAAGTGGGACGAGCAATTGTCAAGATGTCTGGGTGATGAAGGTGGATACCATGGGCAAGCTTCTTTGGGAGCGTCCATTTGGCGGGGCAGGGTGTGACGAATTGCGCGACATGGTGGTTACGCCGGACTCAGGCGTCATTTTTGTCGGCACCACCAACTCCTTCATTGAGCATCCGGAAAAGGGACAGCCTGAATATCAGGGAGATTATTTTGTCGGGAAAGTCACCAAACAGGGCGACATCGAATGGCTCAAAACCTATGGCGGACTGGATGTGGATCAAGCTTATTCGATCGTACGCTCCGAAACCTGGCCGGAATACTTGGTCGGAGGCGTCTCCAATTCGCAGAATTTTGACGTGGAAACCGATTTGCCATTGGCCAATCTATGGGCAGTGAAAATCGACGAATTGGGCGACAAGCGCACGGCCTGGGCATTTGGAGGCAACAAACACGACTGGGCCTACAGCTTGGCTGCTTGCCGGGACGGTGACTATCTTTTTGCCGGATTTACCAGTTCCGAGGACATTGACGGCACTGAACGGCGCACCAACGGCGATGGCTGGGTGGGCCGCATCGACCGCTACGGAGCCGTGGAATGGCAACGTATTTACAGCGGAAAGCTCGAAGATTATTTTATCAAAGTCCTGGAAGACAGGGAAGGCCGAATCGTACTCGTTGGGAATTTTGAATCTGAAGACAACGGCAAACAGTTTTGGTTCATGAAGTTGACCCCGCAAGGCAAGAAGATCTACGAACGCATCTTCGGGGACAATTCCGATGAATATGCCACATCAATTCTGGAAACTGCGGACGGATCGTTTCTCATGACCGGTTACAGCAAATACATCAACCTCGCCAACAAATACATCAAGGGTGGCGAGGACTTTTGGGTGTTCAAACTCAATCCGCGGGGAGAGGTCCTATGGGCAAAAACCTACGGAGGACGCGACGACGAACGTGGGATCGACGCCATCGAATACCGCAAAAACGTGTACTACGCCTTGGGTGTCAAGCGCAACAACTTTGAAAAAGAAGGAACCGTTGACAAAGGCAACGACTTTTGGCTGCTGCGTATCGACGAGCAGACTTGCGATGACTTGGACATCAAAATTTACCTCTCGGTCCAAAACCATACCGCCTACGTCAAGAAAAATTTCAAGCTGAAATGCCTCACAGATCGCGGGGAACGCTTCCTTTGGGACTTTGGCGATGGCACAACAAGCACCGACAAGGAGCCTGTCAAGGCTTATGAAGTCCCTGGCGTTTACGAGATCAAAGTAACGGTATTCATCACCGAAAACTGCCACAAGACCTATACCATGCCAGAATATTTGATGGTTTGGTAG